Proteins from a single region of Bdellovibrio bacteriovorus HD100:
- a CDS encoding undecaprenyl-diphosphate phosphatase: MSYLHAIILGIVEGITEFLPISSTGHMIIASSMMGIEDSSFTKAFEVIIQFGAIMSVLVLYWKRFLPHWGFYRKLFVAFLPTAIIGFVVKDVVEHLMGSVQVVAWSLIIGGVILIWADKAFAHLTMMGRKTDDLTYKDSVKLGLFQAIAMIPGVSRSGATIMGGLTLGMNKKEAAEFSFFLAVPTMAAATLYKLLKIYKTIEPAQINLLLVGCAVAFVVAMIAIKFFIGIVSRYGFRGFGYYRIVLGLVILILLYTGHDLQMV, encoded by the coding sequence ATGAGTTATCTGCACGCGATCATCCTTGGCATTGTCGAGGGGATCACCGAGTTCCTGCCCATTTCTTCCACGGGTCATATGATTATTGCCAGCTCTATGATGGGCATCGAAGACAGTTCTTTCACAAAGGCTTTCGAAGTCATCATCCAGTTTGGCGCGATCATGTCGGTGCTGGTTTTGTATTGGAAACGCTTCCTTCCTCACTGGGGATTCTATCGCAAGCTGTTCGTGGCATTCCTGCCGACGGCAATCATCGGTTTCGTCGTAAAGGATGTGGTGGAACACCTGATGGGCAGCGTGCAAGTGGTTGCCTGGTCGCTGATTATCGGTGGAGTGATCCTGATTTGGGCCGACAAAGCGTTTGCTCATCTGACAATGATGGGCCGAAAAACCGATGATCTGACATACAAAGATTCGGTGAAACTCGGACTGTTCCAGGCCATCGCGATGATTCCGGGTGTTTCGCGTTCTGGTGCGACCATCATGGGCGGATTGACACTTGGCATGAATAAAAAAGAGGCAGCGGAGTTTTCATTTTTCCTGGCGGTTCCGACAATGGCCGCAGCCACGCTGTACAAACTGTTAAAGATCTACAAGACGATTGAGCCTGCACAGATCAACTTGCTGCTGGTGGGCTGCGCTGTGGCCTTTGTTGTGGCGATGATTGCGATCAAGTTCTTTATCGGTATAGTGTCGCGCTATGGGTTCCGGGGCTTTGGTTACTACCGAATTGTTCTGGGTTTGGTGATTTTGATTCTGCTCTATACAGGGCATGATTTGCAGATGGTGTAA
- a CDS encoding N-acetylmuramoyl-L-alanine amidase family protein, with protein sequence MNFPFLKRSLGALLILCSPSAFALHIMLDPGHGGVDTGAVYGGAKEADLVLKVAQKLQTLLAKDEKFKVTMTRTNDRNLSLPERVKMAEGTKADLFVSLHANAASDQRAKGVEFFFQNNLPPDEDALFLASQENQMVLNSRELHDISGGDELSKKGDVAAIVEDLHRQNRLSSSLRLTQALTQVWGTDNNAAQATIKQAPFYVISKTTMPSVLIEIGFLTNPREAKKLVSAEYQNDLAQKIYTALQSYKEKMDNHTAKSLN encoded by the coding sequence ATGAACTTTCCGTTTCTAAAACGAAGCCTCGGTGCTTTGCTTATTCTTTGTTCCCCTTCTGCGTTTGCTCTGCACATCATGCTGGATCCCGGCCATGGTGGGGTCGACACCGGAGCTGTCTATGGTGGAGCCAAAGAAGCGGATCTGGTTTTGAAGGTCGCACAAAAGCTGCAGACTCTTTTGGCCAAAGATGAAAAGTTCAAAGTCACCATGACTCGCACCAACGACCGCAATCTGTCGTTGCCTGAACGCGTGAAGATGGCCGAAGGCACCAAAGCGGATTTGTTCGTCAGCCTGCACGCCAATGCCGCGTCCGATCAGCGCGCCAAGGGTGTGGAGTTCTTCTTCCAGAACAATCTTCCACCGGATGAAGATGCGTTGTTTTTAGCCAGCCAGGAAAACCAAATGGTCCTTAACAGCCGCGAGTTGCACGACATCTCTGGTGGTGACGAACTTTCCAAAAAAGGCGACGTGGCGGCGATTGTGGAAGACCTGCACCGCCAAAACCGTCTGAGCAGCAGCCTGCGCCTGACTCAGGCCCTGACGCAAGTGTGGGGTACGGACAATAACGCAGCTCAAGCCACCATCAAGCAAGCCCCGTTTTATGTGATCTCAAAAACGACAATGCCTTCGGTTTTGATTGAAATCGGCTTTTTGACCAACCCGCGTGAAGCCAAAAAACTGGTCAGCGCCGAATATCAAAACGATCTTGCTCAAAAAATCTACACAGCCCTGCAGTCCTACAAAGAAAAGATGGACAACCACACTGCAAAATCCTTAAATTAG
- a CDS encoding S8 family peptidase, which translates to MKRALLVGAVLFGSQAFAGEYLVKYSNTRAFNMLNTMTTSKVSTIQMMDHNDTASLVLVDVNKKHEAQALASLLSQPGVEYIVPNFKIRAFTAPVDAAALKEQWAIAKVQAEKAWQRAGNKGSKNVIVAVIDTGVDYTHPALAPNMITGYDFRDNDADPMDLTGFQNPGHGTHCAGAVGATGLIDGGIVGLSPEVSMMPLRFLGADGSGDLNNAIKSIDYAVEKGAQIISASWGAAVPRSQAAPLLEAVKRADDKGVIFIAAAANDGKNNDKTEMFPANNGYPNSITVAASGPADAKPSWSNYGTATVHVSAPGENIMSTLPKNKYGNLSGTSMATPLVSGLVALMKAQDPSLTGAQIRAILQTTGAKVSIETACNCRVDAYEAVEAVMSKKMVVVPAAATIKPSETLALSVLHGKAPFKFASSNSSVASVSDNGTLTAASNGSTVVTVTDADGKTASTLNIHVGASSGGGNNPPPDNGGGLPDPGQPGECPLGDPAICQIICQIKPDLPFCQ; encoded by the coding sequence ATGAAACGTGCATTACTAGTTGGTGCGGTTCTGTTTGGTTCTCAGGCGTTCGCTGGCGAATACCTGGTGAAATATTCGAACACTCGCGCTTTCAACATGCTGAATACAATGACGACATCTAAGGTGTCCACGATCCAAATGATGGATCACAACGACACTGCTAGCTTGGTGTTGGTTGATGTGAACAAGAAACACGAAGCTCAGGCTTTGGCTTCTTTGTTGTCTCAACCAGGCGTTGAGTACATCGTTCCTAACTTCAAAATCAGAGCTTTCACAGCGCCAGTTGACGCTGCTGCTTTGAAAGAGCAATGGGCTATCGCAAAAGTTCAAGCTGAAAAAGCTTGGCAGCGCGCTGGTAACAAAGGTTCCAAAAACGTGATCGTTGCGGTTATCGATACTGGTGTTGATTACACTCACCCGGCATTGGCTCCGAACATGATCACTGGTTATGACTTCCGCGACAACGACGCTGATCCAATGGATCTGACGGGCTTCCAAAACCCAGGTCACGGTACGCACTGTGCGGGTGCGGTTGGCGCGACGGGTCTGATCGACGGTGGTATCGTAGGTCTTTCTCCTGAAGTTTCCATGATGCCTTTGCGCTTCCTGGGTGCTGACGGTTCTGGTGACCTGAACAACGCGATCAAGTCTATCGACTACGCTGTTGAAAAAGGCGCTCAGATCATTTCTGCATCTTGGGGTGCGGCCGTTCCTCGTTCTCAAGCAGCTCCGCTTCTTGAGGCCGTAAAACGTGCTGACGACAAAGGTGTTATCTTCATCGCAGCGGCTGCGAATGACGGTAAAAACAACGATAAAACTGAAATGTTCCCAGCGAACAACGGTTACCCAAATTCCATCACAGTAGCGGCTTCCGGCCCTGCAGATGCGAAACCATCTTGGTCTAACTACGGTACAGCGACTGTTCACGTTTCTGCACCGGGTGAGAACATCATGTCCACTCTTCCAAAAAACAAATACGGCAACTTGTCTGGTACTTCCATGGCAACTCCGCTTGTTTCCGGTCTGGTGGCTTTGATGAAAGCTCAAGATCCTTCTCTGACTGGTGCGCAAATCCGCGCGATCCTTCAGACGACAGGTGCTAAAGTTTCCATCGAAACTGCATGTAACTGCCGCGTTGACGCTTACGAAGCGGTTGAAGCTGTTATGTCCAAGAAAATGGTTGTAGTTCCGGCTGCGGCAACTATCAAACCTTCTGAGACTCTGGCTTTGTCTGTTCTTCACGGTAAAGCGCCATTCAAATTTGCTTCCAGCAACTCTTCTGTAGCTTCTGTATCTGACAACGGTACTTTGACTGCAGCTTCCAACGGTTCCACTGTTGTGACAGTAACTGATGCTGACGGTAAAACGGCTTCCACTCTGAACATCCACGTGGGTGCTTCTTCCGGTGGCGGCAACAATCCTCCGCCAGACAACGGTGGTGGTTTGCCTGACCCAGGTCAACCTGGCGAATGTCCACTTGGTGATCCAGCGATCTGCCAAATCATCTGCCAAATCAAACCAGACCTACCATTCTGTCAGTAG
- a CDS encoding enoyl-CoA hydratase-related protein — protein sequence MSFYSQAFTHLSVQKKNHTLWVTLANPEQSNAISLEMVESLTRVLRFADFDSLVRVIVITGEGTSFCAGGDVKAMQNKTGMFAGESNELRMRYMHGIQQIPKCIEELSKPVIAMVNGPAIGAGCDLAMMCDLRIGTEKSKFGETFVKLGLVPGDGGSFFLQRVIGFSKAMQMSLTGDLVSGAEALNWGLLNYLVPVESLMAETEKLADKVAGNAPVAVQMTKKTMKMAYMNDLATILDLAAAYQGITQRTEDHFTALEAMKEKKAPEFQGR from the coding sequence TTGTCTTTTTATTCTCAAGCTTTTACGCATCTTTCGGTTCAGAAGAAAAATCATACGCTTTGGGTTACGCTTGCTAATCCGGAGCAGAGTAATGCTATTTCGCTTGAGATGGTGGAATCGTTGACTCGGGTTTTGAGGTTTGCGGATTTTGATTCTTTGGTGCGGGTGATTGTTATTACTGGTGAAGGAACCTCGTTCTGTGCTGGTGGTGATGTGAAGGCTATGCAGAACAAGACGGGCATGTTTGCTGGGGAATCGAATGAGCTTCGTATGCGTTACATGCATGGTATTCAGCAGATTCCTAAGTGTATTGAAGAGCTTTCTAAACCGGTGATTGCCATGGTCAATGGGCCGGCGATTGGGGCTGGGTGTGATTTGGCGATGATGTGTGATCTGCGCATCGGCACTGAAAAGTCCAAGTTTGGCGAGACCTTCGTAAAACTGGGGCTGGTTCCAGGGGACGGGGGCAGTTTCTTCCTGCAGCGGGTGATTGGCTTTAGTAAGGCCATGCAGATGTCTTTGACCGGGGATCTGGTTTCAGGGGCTGAAGCGTTGAACTGGGGGCTTTTGAACTATCTGGTGCCGGTGGAATCTTTGATGGCTGAAACTGAGAAGTTGGCGGACAAAGTCGCTGGCAATGCGCCGGTGGCGGTGCAGATGACGAAAAAGACCATGAAGATGGCGTATATGAACGATCTTGCCACGATCTTGGATCTGGCGGCGGCTTATCAGGGGATCACTCAGCGCACGGAGGATCACTTCACGGCCCTGGAAGCGATGAAAGAAAAGAAAGCGCCCGAGTTTCAGGGGCGCTGA
- the rdgB gene encoding RdgB/HAM1 family non-canonical purine NTP pyrophosphatase translates to MELWIATGNKGKLAEYKQLLRELPDLKVFSQGDIASFTPRPEDGKTFEDNARIKAKTLRAVKNNVWVLGEDAGLVVEGLNGLPGIHSARYAGPKASDSENVSKLLKMITLRPMPNKNAKFVCTTVVYTPTGEEWVFNGEMKGTIASKPAGLHGFGYDPVFIPEGQTQTLAELGTGYKSLLSHRAMALKAFLEKLQTVNP, encoded by the coding sequence ATGGAACTTTGGATTGCCACCGGAAACAAAGGGAAACTGGCTGAATACAAACAACTGCTGCGTGAACTGCCGGACTTGAAAGTCTTTTCACAAGGCGACATTGCGTCCTTCACTCCCCGTCCAGAGGACGGAAAGACCTTTGAAGACAACGCGCGCATCAAAGCCAAAACTTTGCGTGCGGTGAAAAACAATGTCTGGGTGCTGGGTGAAGATGCCGGTTTGGTTGTTGAAGGTCTGAACGGCTTGCCAGGAATTCATTCGGCTCGTTATGCGGGACCGAAGGCTTCGGACAGCGAAAACGTTTCCAAACTTTTGAAAATGATCACACTCAGACCCATGCCGAACAAGAATGCGAAGTTCGTTTGCACGACGGTGGTTTACACTCCGACGGGTGAAGAGTGGGTGTTCAATGGCGAGATGAAGGGCACGATTGCTTCCAAACCTGCAGGCTTGCATGGTTTTGGCTACGATCCGGTGTTCATTCCGGAAGGCCAGACTCAGACTTTGGCGGAACTGGGCACAGGTTATAAGAGCCTGCTTTCCCACAGAGCGATGGCTTTAAAAGCCTTCCTGGAAAAGCTTCAGACCGTAAACCCATAA
- the rph gene encoding ribonuclease PH produces MRADGRLFDQLRNIKITPNVSEYAEGSAIVEFGRTKVLCTATYESKAPSWLLGTGAGWITAEYGMLPRSTHTRIRRDKSMTGGRTQEISRLIGRSLRAAVDLKQLGEKQIIIDCDVLNADGGTRTASVTGGFVALALALKKLHAVSEIKTLPLINYVSAISVGLHEGQILLDLNYDEDSAIGTDMNFVMTDKGQFVEVQGTAEHVPFTRDQLFKMMDVAEKGCRELFIHQASVMGEIYKIAGA; encoded by the coding sequence ATGCGTGCTGACGGCCGCCTGTTTGATCAACTTAGAAATATTAAAATCACCCCGAATGTATCCGAGTACGCTGAAGGCTCTGCCATCGTGGAATTTGGTCGCACCAAAGTTCTTTGCACGGCGACTTATGAATCCAAAGCGCCTAGCTGGTTGCTGGGCACCGGTGCCGGCTGGATCACCGCGGAATACGGCATGCTGCCAAGATCCACGCACACCCGCATCCGTCGTGATAAATCCATGACCGGGGGTCGCACTCAGGAAATTTCTCGCCTGATCGGACGCTCTTTGCGTGCGGCAGTGGACTTAAAACAACTGGGTGAAAAACAAATCATCATCGACTGTGACGTATTGAATGCCGACGGCGGCACACGTACGGCTTCGGTGACCGGCGGCTTTGTGGCGCTAGCATTGGCTCTTAAAAAACTGCATGCGGTGAGTGAAATCAAAACGTTGCCTTTGATCAACTATGTTTCCGCGATCAGCGTCGGCCTGCATGAAGGTCAAATCCTGCTGGATCTGAACTATGATGAAGATTCTGCCATTGGAACGGACATGAACTTTGTAATGACCGACAAAGGTCAGTTCGTCGAAGTTCAGGGCACCGCCGAACACGTGCCGTTCACTCGCGATCAGCTGTTCAAAATGATGGATGTCGCTGAAAAAGGCTGCCGTGAACTCTTCATTCACCAAGCGTCCGTGATGGGCGAAATCTACAAGATCGCAGGAGCCTAA
- a CDS encoding mechanosensitive ion channel family protein, with amino-acid sequence MKELSSMEKFLFEESHWFNPEVVEVLKSTTFVMPNWKWAFLALAIAVGLLIRPVLHLILKSLKKHNPITKKYPNTFWAYFLRTETDRPMAWILVILLWFAAGDAAELTGKFATYYEHFMRGLIAIFIIRLVYYLVDAACSVMADYTSKTSSTFDDQLVPFASKALKILVVVMGFLIVLQSFGLNVMSLLAGLGLGGLALALAAQDTAANLFGSITILFDRPFQVGDWVKIKDMEGTVEEIGFRSTRVRTFYNSLITIPNAMMAKETVDNMGVRPARRVRQVLGLVYETAPETIEAFCDRVRYYIRSDEKVIADTVTVHFNNYNASSLDVLVNFHLKVYTGPEELEHQQRIFIEILKIAADMKVSFAYPTQTVYSQVTTVK; translated from the coding sequence ATGAAAGAGCTGTCTTCCATGGAAAAGTTTTTGTTCGAAGAATCCCACTGGTTCAATCCAGAGGTGGTTGAGGTTCTAAAATCCACCACCTTTGTGATGCCCAACTGGAAGTGGGCCTTCCTGGCCCTGGCCATCGCAGTCGGGCTTTTGATTCGCCCGGTGCTTCACCTGATCCTGAAAAGCCTTAAGAAACACAACCCCATCACAAAAAAGTACCCGAACACTTTCTGGGCTTACTTCCTAAGAACCGAAACCGACCGTCCGATGGCCTGGATCCTGGTAATCCTGCTGTGGTTTGCGGCCGGTGATGCCGCCGAGCTCACGGGCAAGTTTGCCACTTACTATGAACACTTCATGCGCGGCCTGATTGCCATCTTCATCATTCGTTTGGTGTATTACCTGGTCGATGCCGCGTGTTCCGTCATGGCAGACTATACTTCCAAAACCTCGAGCACCTTTGATGACCAGTTGGTGCCGTTTGCCTCAAAGGCTCTAAAGATCTTGGTCGTGGTGATGGGCTTCCTGATCGTGCTGCAAAGCTTTGGACTGAATGTGATGTCCTTGCTGGCCGGTCTGGGTTTGGGGGGCTTGGCCTTGGCCTTGGCGGCGCAAGACACCGCTGCCAATCTGTTTGGCTCGATCACCATCTTGTTTGATCGTCCGTTTCAGGTTGGCGACTGGGTGAAGATCAAGGACATGGAAGGCACCGTTGAAGAGATCGGCTTCCGCTCCACCCGTGTCCGCACGTTCTACAACTCTTTGATCACGATTCCGAACGCCATGATGGCCAAAGAAACGGTCGACAACATGGGTGTTCGTCCTGCTCGCCGCGTGCGCCAGGTGCTGGGTTTGGTCTATGAAACCGCGCCCGAGACGATCGAGGCCTTCTGCGACCGCGTTCGTTACTATATTAGATCGGACGAAAAGGTTATTGCGGACACCGTGACAGTTCACTTTAATAATTACAACGCCTCTTCTTTGGATGTTCTCGTCAACTTCCACTTGAAGGTATACACTGGACCCGAAGAGCTGGAGCATCAGCAAAGAATCTTTATTGAGATTTTGAAAATCGCAGCCGATATGAAAGTCAGTTTTGCTTACCCGACTCAAACAGTTTATAGTCAGGTGACCACGGTCAAATAA
- a CDS encoding coiled-coil domain-containing protein, with translation MQVKPLGTLLLAALMTGTMPLAAYAQVDSSQIEAEEATADAEAAKAEANEAKKRAEEDRKRRDKIRAESQSAINKARSLENDAKKEQADSERESAKLKAETNEHDRAKTAAEKEQASAQARIKAAQEKTQKAIQIRDEAQAKRKQAESKADELRDQAKDQEKQANSATEAGLAATKEAEAAKNETLKAEQNLSKAKLLTQKAVAEAKAREAKAKQEIARAEADRARAEAEMSRLKAQDEQAKAMIEKVEDELKAAVDASKKAKEEAESERKKVAETKSQEEKLKQQAAKARQELEGNRNNLRKEQATANLEIARSKKAIAEYESEVARSESELKRLTEETEKAKKEREKLESRLDSAKNEAEEIRIKVATAKANFEAEESRLEAVKIRLDAGLKPKKKK, from the coding sequence ATGCAGGTAAAACCACTGGGAACACTTCTCTTGGCAGCTCTTATGACCGGCACCATGCCTCTGGCAGCGTACGCACAAGTCGACAGCTCGCAAATTGAAGCCGAAGAGGCCACCGCCGACGCGGAGGCCGCCAAAGCCGAAGCCAACGAAGCGAAAAAACGCGCGGAAGAAGATCGCAAGCGCCGGGATAAAATCCGTGCCGAGTCCCAGTCCGCCATCAACAAGGCCCGCTCTTTGGAAAATGACGCCAAAAAGGAACAGGCGGATTCCGAGCGTGAGTCTGCAAAGCTGAAGGCTGAAACCAACGAACATGACAGAGCTAAGACAGCCGCTGAAAAAGAGCAGGCGTCTGCCCAGGCGCGCATCAAGGCCGCTCAGGAGAAAACTCAAAAAGCCATCCAGATTCGCGACGAAGCTCAAGCCAAGCGCAAGCAGGCGGAAAGCAAAGCCGATGAACTGCGTGACCAAGCCAAAGATCAGGAAAAGCAGGCCAACTCGGCAACTGAAGCGGGCCTAGCGGCGACGAAAGAAGCTGAAGCCGCGAAGAATGAAACCCTGAAGGCCGAACAGAATCTGTCCAAAGCGAAACTGCTGACACAAAAAGCGGTGGCCGAAGCCAAGGCTCGTGAAGCCAAAGCCAAACAAGAGATCGCCCGAGCCGAAGCCGATCGTGCCCGCGCGGAAGCCGAGATGTCCCGCCTGAAGGCGCAGGATGAACAAGCCAAGGCGATGATTGAAAAAGTTGAAGACGAGCTGAAGGCGGCCGTTGATGCTTCCAAGAAAGCCAAAGAAGAAGCTGAGTCCGAGCGCAAAAAGGTGGCAGAAACCAAGTCGCAGGAAGAAAAGCTGAAACAGCAGGCGGCCAAGGCCCGTCAGGAACTGGAAGGCAACCGCAACAATCTTCGTAAAGAGCAGGCGACAGCGAATCTGGAAATTGCCAGATCCAAAAAAGCCATTGCCGAATACGAATCTGAAGTGGCTAGATCCGAAAGTGAACTGAAACGGTTGACGGAAGAAACTGAGAAGGCCAAAAAAGAGCGTGAAAAGCTGGAAAGCCGTCTGGACTCTGCCAAGAACGAAGCTGAAGAAATCCGTATCAAGGTGGCCACGGCCAAAGCCAACTTTGAGGCCGAAGAGTCCCGTCTGGAAGCGGTTAAAATCCGCCTGGATGCCGGCTTGAAGCCGAAGAAAAAGAAATAG